One genomic segment of Vulpes lagopus strain Blue_001 chromosome 9, ASM1834538v1, whole genome shotgun sequence includes these proteins:
- the LOC121498576 gene encoding 60S ribosomal protein L22-like, whose protein sequence is MGAEERPPPRALAPPAAPPAEASEAAAAAAAAAAAAEKRDGRARTPGRKERAPGRHAPRSPDASPGSPESHRVLPPAHTALVPRPRRPQAADPRPQPRGAGA, encoded by the coding sequence ATGGGAGCCGAGGAGCGGCCGCCCCCCCGCGCGCtcgcgccccccgcggccccccccgcGGAGGCCTCtgaagccgccgccgccgccgccgccgccgccgccgccgccgagaaGCGCGACGGGCGAGCTCGGACCCCCGGTCGGAAGGAGCGCGCGCCCGGCCGCCACGCCCCCCGCTCTCCGGACGCCTCGCCGGGGTCGCCCGAGAGTCACCGCGTCCTCCCCCCGGCCCACACCGCCCTCGTCCCCCGCCCGCGCCGGCCCCAGGCGGCTGATCCGCGGCCGCAACCTCGCGGGGCCGGGGCGTGA